In Acidimicrobiales bacterium, the following proteins share a genomic window:
- a CDS encoding SDR family oxidoreductase produces the protein MGALDGRVAIITGAGRGIGREHSLLFAHEGAKVVVNDLGGAIDGSGDDRSPAQQVVDEIKAAGGEAVANTDNVADWEGGRRLINTAVEAFGDVNVLINNAGILRDRMLVSMEEAEWDSVIHVHLKGHFVPTHWAANHWREQSKAGEEVDAAIVNTSSTSGLIGNPGQANYGAAKAGIAAFTVIAAQELQRYGVRVNAIAPAARTRMTEATPGLSDVVKAPTDTAKFDVWDPANVSPLVAYLASESCPATGKVFLVQGGKVQTFQPWTLTDMIDKNDRWTVAELQSEMKQLLG, from the coding sequence ATGGGTGCGCTCGACGGACGGGTGGCCATCATCACCGGGGCAGGCCGGGGCATCGGACGCGAGCACTCGCTGCTGTTCGCCCACGAAGGGGCCAAGGTCGTCGTGAACGACCTCGGTGGTGCCATTGACGGCTCGGGCGACGACCGGAGCCCGGCCCAGCAGGTGGTGGACGAGATCAAGGCGGCCGGTGGCGAGGCGGTGGCCAACACTGACAACGTGGCCGACTGGGAAGGTGGCCGGCGGCTGATCAACACCGCCGTCGAGGCGTTCGGTGACGTCAACGTGCTCATCAACAACGCCGGCATCCTCCGGGACCGGATGCTGGTGAGCATGGAGGAGGCCGAGTGGGACTCGGTGATCCACGTCCACCTGAAGGGCCACTTCGTGCCGACGCACTGGGCGGCCAACCACTGGAGGGAGCAGTCGAAGGCGGGTGAGGAGGTCGACGCCGCCATCGTCAACACCTCGTCGACCTCGGGGCTGATCGGCAACCCCGGTCAGGCCAACTACGGGGCGGCCAAGGCGGGGATCGCCGCCTTCACGGTCATCGCGGCCCAGGAGCTGCAGCGCTACGGCGTGCGGGTCAACGCCATCGCTCCCGCGGCCCGCACACGCATGACCGAGGCGACCCCCGGTCTCAGCGACGTGGTCAAAGCCCCGACGGACACCGCCAAGTTCGACGTATGGGACCCCGCCAATGTCTCGCCCCTGGTCGCCTACCTCGCCTCCGAGTCCTGTCCTGCGACCGGCAAGGTGTTCCTCGTCCAGGGCGGCAAGGTACAGACGTTCCAGCCGTGGACCCTCACCGACATGATCGACAAGAACGACCGCTGGACGGTGGCCGAGCTCCAGAGCGAGATGAAGCAGCTGCTCGGCTGA
- a CDS encoding PASTA domain-containing protein, with protein MSTPRLADRVGRVLGGRFRLVSPIGSGASAHVFLAHDVVLGRRVAVKVLHPALAGDLPFLRRFRAEAQAAATLNHPHITQIFDWGEDDDGPYLVLEYLGGGSMRDMLDAGHRLSPAQAAAVGAQAAEALDYAHRRGLVHRDVKPANFLFEEEGRLRIADFGLARALSEAAWTEPIGAMLGTARYASPEQVEGHRVDGRADVYSLSLVLIEVVTGQVPFAADTTIATLMARVGAVVRAPVALGPLGPVLEQAAAPDPDARIDARELAVRLGQLASQLPLADRLPLAPPGPGSVVRDGDVGGDTDLGATNLGATNAGAAAFNAPPAAPPTTPDARLPPRRRRLWPVAVLVVLAILGVAAAALLTTNVLGSGPTSHAVPSLTGANQPTAARLLSRAGLQSRFTTTTSEDVPAGTVVSWAPSQGLQRQGSVVTVVLSAGPAPRVVPDLTGASYSDASAKLQGLRLVPTRQNAFSDTAAEGTVISTTPGPGTSVGRDGTVTLVVSAGPDMVTVPDVLGANVAGATRSLQDAGLKAANVFGFSSGRVFFTSPPAGSRVHRGASVNLYTL; from the coding sequence TGGCGGTGAAGGTGCTCCACCCGGCGCTGGCCGGAGACCTGCCGTTCCTGCGCCGGTTCCGCGCCGAGGCCCAGGCCGCAGCCACGCTCAACCATCCCCACATCACGCAGATCTTCGACTGGGGCGAGGACGACGACGGGCCCTATCTCGTGCTCGAGTACCTCGGCGGGGGGAGCATGCGCGACATGCTCGACGCCGGTCACCGGCTGAGCCCGGCGCAGGCGGCCGCCGTGGGCGCCCAGGCGGCCGAAGCGCTCGACTACGCCCATCGGAGAGGGCTGGTCCACCGGGACGTGAAGCCGGCCAACTTCTTGTTCGAGGAGGAGGGACGGCTGCGCATCGCCGACTTCGGTCTGGCCCGTGCCTTGAGCGAGGCGGCGTGGACCGAGCCCATCGGGGCGATGCTCGGCACGGCGCGGTACGCATCCCCGGAGCAGGTCGAGGGGCACCGCGTCGACGGGCGGGCCGACGTCTACTCGTTGTCGCTTGTCCTCATCGAGGTCGTCACCGGTCAGGTCCCGTTCGCCGCTGACACCACCATTGCCACGCTCATGGCGCGCGTCGGTGCCGTCGTGCGGGCACCGGTCGCCCTCGGGCCGCTGGGGCCCGTCCTCGAGCAGGCGGCGGCTCCCGATCCCGACGCGCGCATCGATGCTCGTGAGCTGGCCGTTCGCCTGGGTCAGCTCGCTTCTCAGCTGCCACTCGCCGATCGGCTGCCCCTCGCCCCGCCTGGCCCGGGCAGCGTCGTCCGCGACGGCGACGTCGGGGGCGACACCGATCTGGGTGCGACCAACCTGGGTGCGACCAACGCGGGCGCGGCGGCGTTCAACGCCCCACCTGCGGCTCCTCCGACGACGCCCGACGCTCGGCTCCCTCCCCGCCGGCGCCGGCTGTGGCCCGTCGCCGTTCTCGTCGTGCTGGCGATCCTCGGGGTGGCGGCCGCAGCCCTGCTGACCACCAATGTGCTCGGTAGCGGGCCCACGAGCCACGCCGTGCCGTCCCTGACCGGGGCCAACCAGCCGACGGCAGCGCGCCTGTTGAGCAGGGCCGGGCTGCAGTCGCGGTTCACGACGACCACCAGCGAGGACGTGCCGGCCGGGACGGTGGTGAGCTGGGCGCCGAGCCAGGGCCTCCAGCGGCAGGGGAGCGTCGTGACGGTGGTCCTCTCCGCCGGCCCCGCCCCGCGTGTCGTTCCCGACCTGACCGGTGCGTCCTACTCCGACGCCTCGGCCAAGCTCCAAGGCCTCCGGCTGGTGCCGACCAGGCAGAACGCGTTCAGCGACACGGCGGCCGAGGGCACTGTCATCTCCACGACCCCGGGACCCGGAACATCGGTCGGCCGGGACGGCACGGTCACCCTGGTCGTCTCGGCTGGACCCGACATGGTCACCGTGCCCGACGTGCTGGGCGCCAACGTGGCCGGCGCCACCAGGTCGCTGCAGGATGCCGGGCTCAAGGCCGCGAACGTCTTCGGCTTCTCCAGCGGCCGGGTGTTCTTCACCAGCCCCCCGGCGGGCAGTCGTGTGCACCGCGGCGCGAGCGTGAACCTGTACACACTCTGA